In one window of Poriferisphaera corsica DNA:
- the rplJ gene encoding 50S ribosomal protein L10, with amino-acid sequence MSKPVKNLIKESYKKRFDGLTGAVVVDIRGIESNDNNRMRSGLREKQMRVSVVKNTLAKAVFEGTDMSLADEVIDGPSALVFPTDESVSVVNVARELITWSKELEAFEFKGAVMEGIVFGADEIDKLSKYPTREEAHAKAVQLILSPAQTLVGAIKSPASNIASILKTIEEKLEKGEEIAKVG; translated from the coding sequence ATGAGTAAGCCAGTAAAAAATCTGATTAAAGAATCGTATAAGAAGCGTTTCGATGGGCTTACCGGCGCAGTGGTCGTCGATATTCGCGGCATCGAATCTAACGACAACAACCGTATGCGTTCGGGTCTGCGTGAAAAGCAGATGCGAGTTTCTGTGGTGAAGAACACGCTTGCAAAGGCTGTGTTTGAAGGCACGGATATGTCGTTGGCGGATGAAGTGATCGACGGTCCGTCGGCACTCGTTTTCCCAACGGATGAGAGTGTAAGTGTTGTGAACGTGGCGCGTGAGTTGATTACGTGGTCGAAGGAACTTGAGGCTTTTGAGTTCAAGGGCGCAGTGATGGAAGGCATCGTTTTCGGTGCAGATGAAATCGATAAGCTCAGCAAGTACCCAACCCGCGAAGAAGCTCATGCGAAGGCTGTTCAGCTTATCCTCAGCCCGGCACAGACATTGGTCGGCGCAATCAAGAGCCCTGCGTCGAATATCGCTTCGATCCTCAAAACGATCGAAGAGAAGCTCGAAAAGGGCGAAGAGATTGCCAAGGTTGGCTAA
- the rplA gene encoding 50S ribosomal protein L1, translating to MPKFGKRYRADLEKRHEGELPIGEAVKELKKYNKTKFDQTVEVVMHLGIDARQADQQIRGAISLPNGIGATKRVIAFCSMDKVEEAKAAGATEAGAEDLVKKIEDGWFDFDVAVAEPAMMRVIAKLGRTLGPKGLMPSPKAGTVNPKVADTVKEFAAGKVEYRNDDYGNIHGIVGKFSFDDDKLTENAEAFIGHIMKLKPASTKGHYVKKIAISATMTPSVLVAE from the coding sequence ATGCCAAAGTTTGGCAAACGCTACCGCGCTGATTTGGAAAAACGCCATGAAGGCGAGCTTCCGATTGGTGAGGCGGTTAAAGAATTAAAGAAGTACAATAAGACAAAGTTTGACCAGACGGTTGAAGTGGTGATGCATTTGGGCATCGACGCTCGTCAGGCAGACCAGCAGATCCGTGGTGCGATTTCGTTGCCAAACGGTATCGGTGCTACGAAGCGCGTGATTGCATTCTGCTCCATGGATAAAGTGGAAGAAGCGAAAGCGGCTGGTGCTACAGAAGCTGGTGCTGAAGATCTGGTTAAGAAGATCGAAGACGGCTGGTTTGACTTTGATGTTGCGGTTGCTGAGCCAGCGATGATGCGAGTGATCGCGAAGCTGGGTCGTACACTGGGCCCTAAGGGTTTGATGCCTTCGCCTAAGGCGGGGACTGTGAATCCTAAGGTTGCGGATACTGTGAAGGAATTCGCGGCTGGTAAGGTTGAGTACCGTAATGATGATTACGGCAACATTCACGGCATCGTTGGTAAGTTTAGTTTTGATGATGATAAATTGACGGAGAATGCGGAAGCATTTATCGGTCACATCATGAAGCTTAAGCCTGCATCGACGAAAGGTCATTACGTCAAGAAGATCGCAATTTCAGCGACCATGACCCCAAGCGTCCTAGTAGCGGAGTAA
- the rplK gene encoding 50S ribosomal protein L11, translated as MAKKEITSQFKIQAPGGQATPAPPIGPALGAHGVNPGQFITQFNERTRPMNGKVVGCVITVYKDRTFEFEVKSPPAAVLIKDAAGIEKGSGVPHTDKVGKITAEQCKAIAEEKVKEMTGGSVEAMMRTIAGTARSMGVVVEGMEVE; from the coding sequence ATGGCCAAGAAAGAAATTACATCACAGTTTAAGATTCAGGCCCCAGGCGGCCAGGCAACACCAGCTCCACCAATCGGCCCGGCTCTCGGTGCTCATGGTGTGAACCCTGGGCAGTTTATTACGCAGTTCAACGAGCGTACCCGTCCAATGAACGGTAAGGTCGTTGGTTGTGTGATTACGGTTTACAAAGACCGTACCTTCGAATTTGAAGTCAAGAGCCCACCGGCTGCTGTTCTTATTAAGGATGCTGCAGGTATCGAGAAGGGTTCTGGCGTGCCACACACTGACAAAGTCGGCAAGATCACTGCTGAGCAGTGCAAGGCGATAGCTGAAGAGAAGGTCAAGGAAATGACCGGCGGTTCAGTTGAAGCCATGATGCGGACAATTGCAGGCACGGCTCGCTCAATGGGCGTTGTCGTTGAGGGTATGGAAGTCGAGTAA
- the eda gene encoding bifunctional 4-hydroxy-2-oxoglutarate aldolase/2-dehydro-3-deoxy-phosphogluconate aldolase, which translates to MQKGIGRKIVPVVVIDDADDAVGLCEALLEGGMDVVEVTFRTAAAAGAIERIKQALPEMLVGAGTVLTGEQAEQCLDIGVDFALAPGLNERIVERFADAEVLFIPGVMTPSEIEWGLDLGCKLMKYFPAESAGGIKMLKSIAGPYGETGVKLCPTGGVSLENMMDYLEMPVVECVGGSWLATREQISGHEWDTITGQARKAMRVLLGEMAAS; encoded by the coding sequence ATGCAAAAGGGTATTGGTCGGAAGATTGTGCCGGTGGTTGTGATTGATGATGCGGACGATGCGGTGGGGTTGTGTGAGGCGCTGCTCGAAGGTGGGATGGATGTGGTGGAGGTAACGTTTCGGACAGCTGCCGCGGCGGGGGCGATTGAGCGTATTAAGCAGGCTTTGCCGGAGATGCTTGTTGGGGCGGGGACGGTATTGACGGGTGAGCAGGCAGAGCAGTGTTTAGATATCGGTGTTGATTTTGCGCTTGCGCCGGGACTGAATGAGAGAATTGTTGAGCGATTTGCGGATGCTGAGGTGTTATTTATTCCGGGTGTGATGACACCGAGCGAGATTGAGTGGGGGCTTGATTTAGGGTGTAAACTAATGAAGTATTTTCCGGCGGAGTCCGCGGGGGGGATTAAGATGTTGAAGTCGATTGCAGGGCCGTATGGAGAGACGGGCGTTAAGTTGTGCCCGACAGGCGGGGTGAGTCTGGAAAATATGATGGATTATTTAGAGATGCCAGTTGTTGAATGCGTGGGCGGGTCGTGGTTGGCGACGCGTGAGCAAATATCAGGTCATGAATGGGATACGATCACTGGACAGGCGAGGAAGGCAATGCGTGTTTTGCTGGGGGAAATGGCGGCGAGCTGA
- a CDS encoding Gfo/Idh/MocA family protein — protein sequence MASTDDYTIAAKEAGLIDAPELAYRPSVVEKKMKLGLIGCGGITEQHMKGYEQGGYEVVAFADLKHENAVVRRDTYNPQGEVYATHHELLADEEVEIVDIATHPAERETLIMDAIKAGKHVLSQKPFVLDLGVGEKLAALAEEKRVKLAVNQNGRWAPHVSYMRKAIEAGLIGDVTSISMNVAWDHNWVVGTAFNEMPHLVLYDFAIHWFDMVNCYMGDREAKRVYGRVCECYGQEAKPPLGATAIVEYEGAQVTMLFDGNAKFGARDTTLIIGTKGALRSEGPGLGEQIVTLITEDGEARPELEGTWFPDGFNGAVSELMLAVEEEREPTHGARDNLKSLAMAFAAIESSEKGEAVKVGDARKIRPEWLKY from the coding sequence ATGGCTAGTACGGATGATTATACGATTGCTGCGAAGGAAGCAGGACTGATTGATGCGCCTGAACTTGCTTACCGACCGAGCGTGGTTGAGAAGAAAATGAAGCTTGGGCTTATTGGGTGTGGAGGGATTACTGAGCAGCACATGAAGGGGTATGAGCAAGGTGGGTATGAGGTGGTTGCGTTTGCTGATTTAAAACATGAGAACGCTGTGGTGAGACGTGATACATACAACCCGCAAGGGGAAGTTTATGCGACGCATCACGAATTGCTGGCAGATGAGGAAGTTGAGATCGTTGATATTGCAACGCATCCTGCGGAAAGAGAAACGTTGATTATGGATGCGATTAAAGCAGGTAAGCATGTGTTGAGTCAGAAACCGTTTGTTTTGGATTTGGGGGTAGGTGAGAAGTTGGCGGCGCTGGCTGAAGAGAAGCGTGTTAAGTTGGCGGTCAATCAGAATGGGCGGTGGGCGCCGCATGTTTCGTACATGCGGAAAGCGATTGAGGCGGGGTTGATTGGTGATGTCACGAGCATTTCGATGAATGTGGCGTGGGATCATAACTGGGTGGTGGGGACTGCGTTTAATGAGATGCCGCATTTGGTGTTGTATGACTTTGCGATTCATTGGTTTGATATGGTGAATTGTTACATGGGCGACCGCGAGGCGAAACGGGTTTATGGGCGGGTGTGTGAATGTTATGGGCAGGAGGCTAAGCCGCCATTAGGTGCGACGGCAATTGTGGAGTATGAGGGGGCGCAGGTCACAATGTTATTTGATGGGAATGCGAAATTTGGTGCGCGAGATACGACGTTGATCATTGGTACGAAGGGGGCGTTGAGAAGTGAAGGGCCTGGATTGGGGGAGCAAATTGTAACGTTGATTACGGAGGATGGGGAGGCCAGGCCGGAGCTTGAAGGAACGTGGTTTCCGGATGGCTTTAATGGGGCGGTGAGTGAATTGATGTTAGCTGTTGAAGAGGAGCGTGAGCCGACGCATGGGGCGCGGGATAATCTGAAGAGTTTAGCGATGGCGTTTGCGGCGATTGAAAGTTCGGAGAAGGGTGAGGCTGTGAAGGTTGGTGATGCGAGAAAGATAAGGCCGGAGTGGCTGAAATATTGA
- a CDS encoding Gfo/Idh/MocA family protein — MAKDKLRIVGINFDHMHMGDLLRQASEDERVEIVGMWHHERDRPEMVADRLGLSHDIIYEDMDECMCDAKPDIAIICASTATHAEYTERVAKYDVHVMVEKPFAETLEQADRMIAAMEGTRGKKFAVNWPLAWYPPHRTTKRLIDEGKIGDVIEVHYYDGNRGPLAHDMDKINVSPEEQLKRKRTSWFYKKEEGGGSLQDYLGYGVTLGTWFNGGKKPIEVTTAMYVPEGLDVDEHSVTVVRYEEGLSKFETRWGAFNDPWVMQPQPKCGFVVVGTEGTIASYDYEGVVRLQTEEDRVGSEVKVDELMSPNTGPIDYFVHCVLQDLEVEGPLSVEVCRIGQQIVDSAVLSAELKQTVKLVDREVAAI, encoded by the coding sequence ATGGCAAAAGATAAATTGAGAATCGTAGGGATTAACTTTGACCACATGCATATGGGTGATTTGCTGCGACAGGCAAGTGAAGATGAGCGGGTGGAGATCGTGGGGATGTGGCATCATGAGCGTGATCGGCCAGAGATGGTGGCGGACAGGCTGGGGCTGAGCCATGATATTATTTATGAGGATATGGACGAATGCATGTGTGATGCGAAGCCTGATATTGCGATTATTTGTGCTTCAACGGCGACACATGCGGAGTATACGGAGAGAGTGGCGAAGTATGATGTGCATGTGATGGTGGAGAAGCCGTTTGCTGAGACGTTGGAGCAGGCGGATCGGATGATTGCTGCGATGGAGGGGACGCGTGGCAAGAAGTTTGCGGTTAATTGGCCGTTGGCGTGGTATCCGCCGCATCGCACGACTAAGCGATTGATAGATGAGGGGAAAATCGGAGATGTGATTGAGGTGCACTATTATGACGGGAACCGAGGGCCGTTGGCGCATGATATGGATAAGATCAATGTGTCGCCTGAGGAGCAATTGAAACGGAAGAGAACGTCATGGTTTTATAAGAAGGAAGAAGGGGGCGGATCATTGCAGGATTATTTGGGATATGGGGTGACGTTGGGGACATGGTTTAATGGTGGGAAAAAACCGATTGAGGTAACGACGGCAATGTACGTGCCTGAGGGGCTGGATGTAGATGAGCATTCCGTAACAGTGGTGAGGTATGAGGAAGGGTTATCGAAGTTTGAGACGAGGTGGGGCGCGTTTAATGATCCTTGGGTTATGCAGCCGCAGCCTAAGTGTGGTTTTGTTGTGGTGGGTACAGAAGGGACGATTGCGAGCTATGACTATGAGGGTGTCGTGCGATTGCAGACTGAAGAGGATCGGGTGGGGAGTGAGGTGAAAGTTGATGAGTTGATGAGTCCGAACACTGGGCCGATTGATTATTTTGTGCATTGTGTATTGCAAGATCTGGAAGTGGAGGGACCGTTGTCAGTTGAGGTATGTCGGATTGGTCAGCAGATTGTTGATTCGGCGGTGTTGAGTGCTGAATTGAAGCAGACGGTGAAATTGGTTGATCGCGAAGTAGCTGCGATTTAA
- a CDS encoding phosphotriesterase family protein — protein sequence MGFVRTIIGDIEAAGLGICDAHEHVCIDGAFIKAKYPSFLLDDVDVIAENLRTFRRFGGGWIIDTMPTGPGRNIRKLQAISKQSGVAIVCPTGMHLSKYYQDDHAMLRMGCEELAALFKNEIMRGAIDDKTGEQVGAKAGVIKVASGLDGAGVMNALEREAFVAASRVSLETGCPIITHVEQGAGGMEQIEVFAEEGVDLGHVVLSHCDKVHDVGYHRAMLETGVGLEYDNHFRELAKGEDSGSIRLMKELGEAYGGQIVVGMDLARRSYWPGYGGKWGASWLASGLKKILIDRGIAEGIVQNILIDNAAELFSFRKNAICCSDLD from the coding sequence ATGGGTTTTGTACGAACGATAATAGGTGATATTGAAGCGGCAGGGCTGGGGATTTGTGATGCGCATGAACATGTGTGTATTGATGGCGCGTTTATCAAGGCAAAATATCCGTCATTTTTGCTGGATGATGTTGATGTGATTGCAGAGAACTTGAGGACATTCCGGAGGTTTGGTGGTGGATGGATCATTGATACGATGCCAACTGGGCCGGGCAGAAATATTCGGAAGTTGCAGGCGATTTCGAAACAGAGCGGTGTTGCGATCGTGTGCCCTACAGGGATGCACTTAAGCAAGTATTATCAGGATGATCATGCGATGCTTCGAATGGGATGCGAGGAGTTGGCGGCGCTTTTTAAAAATGAAATTATGCGTGGGGCCATTGATGATAAGACAGGCGAGCAGGTGGGGGCTAAGGCGGGGGTGATTAAGGTTGCGAGTGGTCTTGACGGGGCAGGCGTGATGAATGCGCTTGAACGTGAAGCGTTTGTTGCGGCGAGTCGTGTGTCGTTGGAGACGGGGTGTCCGATTATCACGCATGTGGAGCAGGGGGCAGGAGGGATGGAGCAGATCGAAGTATTTGCCGAGGAAGGTGTGGATTTGGGTCATGTGGTTCTTTCGCATTGCGATAAGGTGCATGATGTGGGGTATCACAGGGCTATGCTTGAGACGGGTGTTGGACTTGAGTATGACAATCATTTTCGTGAGTTGGCAAAGGGTGAAGATAGCGGCTCAATAAGATTGATGAAGGAGCTAGGTGAGGCGTATGGGGGACAGATTGTTGTGGGAATGGATTTGGCTAGAAGGTCGTATTGGCCGGGCTATGGCGGGAAGTGGGGGGCGAGTTGGTTGGCGAGTGGGTTAAAAAAAATATTGATTGATCGGGGTATCGCCGAAGGGATTGTTCAAAATATATTAATTGATAATGCGGCTGAATTGTTTAGTTTTAGAAAAAATGCAATATGCTGCTCAGATTTAGACTAA
- a CDS encoding FAD-dependent oxidoreductase, with the protein MSFECLVKDKIAVLGEVDVMVVGGGSAGCCAAIAAGEMGVKVGLIERYGFLGGSSTQILDTFYGFFTPGDRVRKVVGGVPDMVVNRMYGTGDMFLRPNTYGAGTGVTYNPERLKLVWDELLDEAGVKVWLHAVLVDVMKEGDRVVGVVIWTKKGFYKIRASRVIDASGDADVCHLSGAAYEMAGEIDPAQTLTTTFRMSGVDGKQYEQAGGKKMLMAKMTAGVETGRWDLPRKRGSVHEMVQGGCVATVASRIADVDATDFEQLGEAEKIGRRQAFMYEDFLRAEVPGYERAKIVGLSHHVGVRETRRVYGEYRLTKEDCIEGRMFDDAVLLCGAPIEDHRKNDEGEDETVWGYVKGEGVYGVPYGTLVPKGREEIWVVGRCFSASHDAHASCRSMGQTMSMGQAAGYAAILSLENGIGACDVDVGMLREMLYLRGVVIDVPRVRAAVGRDEWGMNAVGDGCRRQKN; encoded by the coding sequence ATGTCGTTTGAGTGTTTGGTAAAGGACAAAATTGCAGTCTTGGGCGAGGTTGATGTGATGGTTGTTGGAGGTGGCAGCGCGGGGTGCTGCGCGGCGATTGCGGCGGGCGAGATGGGAGTTAAGGTGGGGCTGATTGAGCGGTATGGTTTTTTGGGTGGTTCGAGCACACAGATATTGGATACGTTTTATGGGTTCTTTACGCCGGGAGATCGAGTGAGGAAGGTTGTGGGCGGTGTGCCTGATATGGTGGTGAATCGGATGTATGGGACGGGGGATATGTTTTTGAGGCCGAATACGTATGGGGCGGGGACGGGGGTGACTTATAATCCGGAACGGTTGAAGTTGGTGTGGGATGAGCTTTTGGATGAAGCGGGCGTTAAGGTGTGGCTTCATGCGGTGTTGGTGGATGTGATGAAGGAAGGGGATCGGGTTGTGGGTGTGGTGATCTGGACGAAGAAAGGGTTTTATAAGATTCGAGCTAGTCGCGTGATAGATGCTAGTGGCGATGCGGATGTGTGTCATCTATCTGGGGCTGCTTACGAGATGGCGGGAGAGATTGATCCGGCTCAGACATTGACAACTACTTTCCGAATGAGTGGTGTTGACGGGAAGCAGTATGAGCAGGCGGGTGGCAAGAAGATGCTGATGGCGAAAATGACGGCGGGTGTTGAGACTGGGCGTTGGGATTTACCACGTAAGAGGGGGAGTGTTCATGAGATGGTGCAGGGTGGGTGTGTTGCGACGGTAGCGAGCCGCATTGCGGATGTTGATGCGACTGATTTTGAGCAGTTGGGTGAAGCGGAAAAAATTGGGAGACGGCAGGCGTTTATGTATGAGGATTTTTTGAGGGCGGAAGTGCCGGGGTATGAGCGTGCGAAGATTGTGGGGTTATCGCATCATGTTGGAGTGAGAGAGACGAGGCGGGTGTATGGTGAATATCGGTTGACGAAGGAAGATTGTATTGAGGGGCGAATGTTTGATGATGCGGTGTTGTTGTGCGGTGCGCCGATTGAAGATCATCGAAAGAATGATGAGGGTGAGGATGAAACGGTGTGGGGGTATGTGAAAGGTGAGGGTGTGTATGGTGTGCCATATGGGACGCTTGTGCCGAAGGGGCGTGAAGAGATTTGGGTGGTGGGGCGGTGCTTTAGTGCGTCGCATGATGCGCATGCGAGTTGTCGGAGTATGGGGCAGACGATGAGTATGGGGCAGGCGGCGGGTTACGCAGCGATTTTGAGTTTAGAGAATGGTATTGGAGCGTGTGATGTTGATGTGGGGATGTTGCGTGAGATGTTGTATTTGAGAGGGGTGGTGATTGATGTACCTCGTGTACGTGCGGCGGTCGGGCGGGATGAGTGGGGGATGAATGCAGTGGGTGATGGGTGTAGGCGACAGAAAAACTAA
- a CDS encoding sugar isomerase domain-containing protein → MNPAEEYLKKSREIVDAVERQLGAVREVAARFAETILAGRCVHVFGSGHSRMMVEEMWPRYGSFPGFNPMVELSLSFHHPVVGSNGQRQAMFLENVEGFADRILRNYDFEAVDSALVVSSSGCNVVPMELAEGFRKRGVYVAALVSMAHSDASLSKREDGKKLSDFADVVLDTGAPVGDAMVQIEGMEQPVAPGSTVGGCLIVNTIKAEVAKLLTEAGQPPRALAAGAVVGGDRAAEIFEAAYDEHGRRMAKLYAELNREACDVV, encoded by the coding sequence ATGAATCCGGCTGAAGAATATTTGAAAAAATCACGTGAGATTGTGGATGCTGTTGAGCGGCAGTTGGGCGCGGTGCGTGAAGTGGCGGCGCGATTTGCGGAGACAATTTTGGCGGGTCGATGCGTGCATGTATTTGGTAGTGGGCATAGTCGGATGATGGTGGAGGAGATGTGGCCGCGGTATGGGAGCTTTCCCGGGTTTAATCCGATGGTGGAGTTGTCACTGAGTTTTCATCACCCAGTGGTGGGCTCGAATGGACAACGGCAGGCGATGTTTTTGGAGAACGTTGAAGGGTTTGCAGATCGCATTTTGCGGAACTATGACTTTGAAGCGGTGGATAGCGCTTTAGTGGTGAGTAGCAGTGGGTGTAATGTTGTGCCGATGGAATTGGCGGAAGGATTTCGGAAGCGGGGCGTGTATGTGGCGGCCTTGGTGAGTATGGCGCATAGTGATGCGAGTTTGAGCAAACGTGAAGACGGGAAGAAGCTGTCAGATTTTGCGGATGTGGTATTGGATACGGGAGCACCGGTGGGTGATGCGATGGTACAGATTGAGGGGATGGAGCAGCCGGTTGCACCGGGTAGTACGGTGGGTGGGTGTTTGATTGTGAATACGATTAAAGCTGAGGTGGCGAAGTTATTGACGGAAGCGGGGCAGCCGCCGCGAGCGCTTGCGGCAGGCGCAGTTGTGGGAGGGGATCGAGCGGCTGAGATATTTGAGGCGGCGTATGACGAGCATGGTCGGCGGATGGCGAAGCTGTATGCGGAATTGAACAGGGAGGCGTGTGATGTCGTTTGA
- a CDS encoding ROK family protein, giving the protein MKSEVVSIGIDIGGTNIKAVCVDDAGVVLERLNAPSCDDVDQLTKRVIDIVNRLDERGESDDGVRRVSVGISSPGLVARDHRSIRWMRGRLEAVEGLDWSEVLGRDVFVLNDAHAATMGEAWVGAASDRDDVVLLTLGTGVGGGVIMNGRLLEGAIGRAGHLGHICMDVDGERDIVKMRGSFEDLIGDHTVEVRTGYVSTAALVTAVESGERGACEHWERWLKVLACGVASLINVFDPEVVVIGGGISKAGRLLFDGLAEQMDEVEWRPLEDEKAEMNGGSCVEIMAAELGDMAGAVGVARFAMLQCCQVEKKS; this is encoded by the coding sequence GTGAAAAGTGAAGTTGTGAGTATCGGGATTGATATTGGTGGGACGAATATTAAGGCGGTGTGTGTTGATGATGCGGGTGTGGTGTTGGAGCGGTTGAATGCACCAAGTTGTGACGATGTTGATCAATTGACTAAGCGTGTGATAGATATTGTGAACCGATTGGATGAGAGAGGGGAATCGGATGACGGTGTGAGGCGGGTATCGGTCGGGATCTCTTCGCCGGGATTGGTGGCGCGAGATCATCGTTCTATTCGCTGGATGCGGGGCAGATTGGAAGCGGTTGAAGGGCTGGATTGGTCTGAGGTGCTGGGACGCGATGTGTTTGTTTTGAATGACGCACATGCGGCGACGATGGGTGAGGCGTGGGTTGGTGCAGCGTCGGATCGTGATGATGTGGTGCTGTTGACATTGGGGACGGGTGTGGGTGGGGGCGTGATCATGAACGGGAGGTTGCTTGAAGGGGCGATTGGGCGGGCAGGGCATCTGGGACACATCTGTATGGATGTAGATGGTGAGAGAGACATCGTGAAGATGCGGGGGAGTTTTGAGGATCTGATTGGTGATCACACAGTTGAGGTTAGGACGGGATATGTATCGACGGCGGCGCTTGTGACTGCTGTGGAGTCGGGTGAACGCGGTGCGTGCGAGCATTGGGAGCGGTGGCTGAAGGTGTTGGCGTGTGGTGTTGCATCACTGATTAATGTGTTTGATCCAGAGGTTGTTGTGATAGGTGGGGGGATCTCAAAGGCAGGGCGGTTATTGTTTGATGGCTTGGCGGAACAGATGGATGAGGTTGAGTGGCGGCCGCTGGAAGACGAGAAAGCAGAGATGAACGGGGGAAGTTGTGTTGAGATTATGGCGGCTGAGTTGGGGGATATGGCGGGAGCTGTAGGCGTGGCGCGGTTTGCGATGTTGCAGTGTTGTCAGGTTGAGAAGAAGAGCTAA
- a CDS encoding SDR family NAD(P)-dependent oxidoreductase, producing the protein MSNKRLEGKTIVIVGGTTGLGLSAAKAIICEGGRVVVVGRNKESAMQAEVDLLALSHEQGNDYDARTVHCISATAVVGDAMDVETTRRAIAEAVRIGGQLNGLYHVAGGSGRRYGDGALHEVTDDGIDFTLGLNLKSMIISNREAVIQFRKQGGCGAIVNMGSVLGYSPSAKYFATHVYAATKSAIIGFTKSIAAYYAGEDIRCNVIAPALVETPMAKRAAEDDVIIDFIKSKQPLDGGRIGLASDLDEAVVFMLSDGAKYMTGQVIAIDGGWSVSEGQIPQRVMAVDEKGVCCEK; encoded by the coding sequence ATGTCTAATAAGCGATTAGAAGGCAAAACCATCGTCATTGTTGGCGGCACAACCGGGCTCGGTTTATCTGCTGCAAAAGCCATTATTTGTGAAGGCGGCCGTGTGGTTGTCGTTGGCCGAAATAAAGAATCAGCGATGCAAGCGGAGGTTGATCTGTTGGCGTTAAGTCATGAGCAAGGCAATGATTATGATGCTCGCACCGTTCATTGTATTTCAGCAACTGCTGTTGTGGGTGATGCGATGGATGTTGAAACAACACGCCGCGCGATTGCTGAAGCTGTGCGTATCGGCGGCCAACTAAACGGTTTATATCACGTTGCTGGCGGCAGCGGCCGCCGATATGGCGATGGTGCATTGCATGAAGTGACTGATGATGGGATTGATTTTACGCTGGGTTTAAATCTGAAATCGATGATCATCAGTAATCGTGAAGCAGTGATTCAATTTCGGAAACAGGGCGGGTGTGGCGCGATCGTCAATATGGGCAGTGTGTTAGGTTACAGTCCGAGTGCGAAGTATTTCGCGACCCATGTTTATGCGGCAACCAAGAGCGCGATTATTGGATTTACCAAAAGTATTGCTGCGTATTATGCGGGGGAGGATATACGGTGCAATGTGATTGCCCCGGCGTTGGTTGAGACGCCGATGGCGAAACGTGCGGCGGAGGATGATGTGATTATCGATTTTATTAAATCTAAGCAGCCATTAGACGGGGGACGGATTGGCCTGGCGAGTGACTTGGATGAGGCGGTGGTGTTTATGTTGAGTGATGGGGCGAAATATATGACGGGACAAGTGATCGCGATTGATGGTGGGTGGTCGGTGAGTGAAGGTCAGATTCCGCAGCGCGTCATGGCGGTAGATGAGAAGGGGGTATGTTGTGAAAAGTGA
- a CDS encoding substrate-binding domain-containing protein, whose protein sequence is MSKGSHTERVSWVFKTLKENIDKGLYSPGARFLSARDLSHRYELSYQTADRLLTELAKEGRLIRRPKSGTYVAGKALTYQGLQLLLPKRANEIGTFSHEMRRHLEPMLQAIDGYDLKVEAAQLHKLHDDMLPIMWMADRAAARCIAAGRRGILINEHPRVMIADLFDAVGLDNAVGGAIAADALVRMFGRRSKLMVLAGPKHDERSLARAHGFSARAGWATVIHAGGWLSSHGERWAARIAREEVDGLFCANDRLAEGVITWLQKQKRRVPAVIGFDNAPIAKRLGLSTVAIPWQSFAEEVRLMAERRLNDPGSPRRRVDLVPQLVVRKLAASE, encoded by the coding sequence ATGAGCAAGGGCAGCCATACAGAGCGTGTTTCGTGGGTTTTTAAGACTCTTAAAGAGAATATTGACAAAGGCTTATATTCACCCGGAGCGCGTTTTCTATCGGCCCGCGATCTGTCTCATCGCTACGAACTGAGTTACCAAACGGCCGATCGACTGCTGACTGAACTTGCCAAAGAAGGCAGATTGATACGACGCCCCAAGTCAGGAACCTATGTCGCGGGCAAAGCCCTGACATATCAAGGCTTACAGTTGCTGCTTCCCAAACGCGCAAACGAGATTGGCACGTTTTCTCATGAGATGCGCAGGCATCTTGAGCCTATGTTGCAGGCTATTGATGGGTATGATTTGAAGGTTGAAGCGGCGCAACTTCATAAATTACATGATGATATGCTGCCCATTATGTGGATGGCTGATCGTGCAGCGGCTCGATGCATTGCGGCGGGGAGACGGGGCATCTTAATCAATGAACATCCAAGAGTTATGATCGCGGATCTGTTTGATGCGGTCGGTTTGGATAATGCGGTAGGTGGTGCGATTGCTGCGGATGCACTGGTGCGCATGTTTGGGAGACGATCCAAATTGATGGTTTTGGCTGGGCCGAAGCATGATGAGCGAAGCCTGGCCCGGGCGCACGGATTCAGCGCGCGAGCTGGTTGGGCGACCGTGATTCATGCGGGCGGCTGGTTATCATCACACGGCGAACGATGGGCGGCTCGTATTGCGCGCGAAGAAGTCGATGGATTGTTCTGTGCAAATGATCGGCTGGCTGAGGGCGTGATCACATGGCTACAGAAGCAAAAGCGGCGCGTCCCGGCCGTGATTGGCTTTGATAACGCACCTATTGCCAAGCGTTTGGGGTTATCAACGGTGGCGATCCCGTGGCAATCATTTGCTGAAGAAGTACGTTTGATGGCGGAGCGTCGATTGAATGATCCGGGCTCACCAAGGCGGCGTGTTGATCTCGTACCTCAACTTGTTGTGAGGAAATTAGCGGCCAGCGAGTAG